Proteins co-encoded in one Astatotilapia calliptera chromosome 18, fAstCal1.2, whole genome shotgun sequence genomic window:
- the LOC113010497 gene encoding peroxisomal trans-2-enoyl-CoA reductase-like isoform X1: MGASSVFRPGLFNHKVAIVTGGGTGIGKAISAELLELGCSVVISSRKADRLEAAAREMRQKIPPSSPASVTAVPCNIRSEEEVKALVSSVLKRYDRIDFLVNNGGGQFRSPAEDMSSKGWKAVVDTNLTGTFHCCKEVYTAWMKEHGGAIVSIIANMWNGFPDAAHTGAARAAVDNLTKSLAIEWAASGVRINAVAPGKIFSKTAMENYKGNRPDLFKMSVPFTPSKRLGVPEEVSSAVCFLLSSAASYISGATLKVDAGQSLYTSMWEIPNHSAWPEAPEGENLDALNELVDPKRKL; the protein is encoded by the exons ATGGGGGCTTCCAGTGTTTTCCGACCGGGCTTGTTCAACCACAAAGTTGCAATAGTGACGGGTGGAGGCACCGGGATCGGTAAAGCTATCTCTGCGGAGCTGCTGGAGCTGG gctGCAGTGTGGTGATCTCCAGCAGAAAGGCAGACAGGCTGGAGGCAGCAGCTCGGGAGATGAGACAGAAAATCCCTCCCTCCAGTCCTGCAAGTGTCACTGCTGTGCCCTGTAACATCCGCAGCGAGGAGGAG GTGAAGGCTCTTGTGTCATCAGTGCTGAAGCGATATGACCGTATAGACTTTCTGGTGAACAACGGAGGAGGTCAGTTCAGAAGCCCTGCAGAAGACATGTCCTCTAAGGGCTGGAAGGCTGTGGTAGACACCAACCTGACAGGAACCTTCCACTGCTGCAAGGAGG TCTACACAGCATGGATGAAGGAGCACGGAGGCGCCATCGTCAGCATCATCGCCAACATGTGGAACGGCTTCCCAGACGCGGC CCACACAGGAGCAGCGAGGGCAGCGGTGGATAACTTAACTAAGAGTCTCGCCATCGAGTGGGCAGCCTCGGGGGTCCGAATCAACGCTGTTGCACCT GGTAAAATCTTTTCCAAAACAGCGATGGAGAACTATAAAGGTAATAGACCAGATCTTTTCAAGATGTCCGTTCCATTCACTCCTTCGAAGAGGCTGGGAGTGCCCGAAGAG GtctcatctgcagtgtgtttCCTGCTCTCTTCTGCTGCTTCCTACATTTCTGGAGCCACGTTGAAGGTCGATGCGGGACAAAGTTTGTATACATCCATGTGGGAGATACCGA ACCACAGTGCATGGCCTGAAGCTCCAGAGGGGGAGAACCTGGATGCTCTGAATGAACTGGTCGACCCAAAAAGGAAACTCTGA
- the cfap410 gene encoding cilia and flagella associated protein 410 isoform X1, with protein MKLTRKLVLAKAKASDLESVKKLNCWGCNLTDISIFAQMPNIEVLTLSVNSILSLSPLAGCLSLSELYLRRNMIPSLSELSHLRPLTRLRVLWLAENPCCGTDATQYRLTVLRCLPRLQKLDNQVVTDDEISLALMEGEEVTTPPGSIQNQHTTNGLQDAETENDPLNYNMEETNKIREELGMKPLSRDKFSSLSSPSTRESKPIKKSHALDAVLLLLKDLDEEELHVVHTATQNRLQIYTLDSERLTKTQQTQKTAEIQH; from the exons ATGAAGCTAACACGGAAACTGGTTCTTGCTAAGGCGAAGGCCTCCGACTTGGAGAGCGTGAAAAAACTGAACTGCTG GGGATGCAACTTGACTGAT ATTTCTATCTTCGCTCAGATGCCAAACATTGAAGTGCTGACACTGAG TGTCAACAGCatcttgtctctctctcctctggctggctgtctgtctctgaGTGAACTCTACCTGAGAAGGAACATGATCCCCTCGCTCTCTGAGCTCTCTCACCTGAGACCGTTAACTCGTCTCAGAGTGCTCTGGCTAGCTGAGAACCCCTGCTGTGGAACCGATGCCACCCAGTATCGCCTCACAGTGCTTCGCTGCCTCCCTCGTCTCCAGAAACTCGATAACCAAG TAGTGACAGATGATGAAATTTCACTGGCTCTCATGGAAGGTGAAGAGGTCACAACACCCCCAGGTAGTATCCAGAACCAGCATACAACCAACGGACTTCAGGATGCAGAGACAGAGAACGACCCTCTAAACTACAACATGGAGGAGACAAA CAAAATCAGAGAAGAGCTGGGAATGAAGCCACTTTCCAGAGACAAGTTCTCTTCCCTGTCCTCTCCATCAACCAGAGAAAGCAAACCAATCAAAAAG TCGCACGCTCTTGATGcagttttgctgctgctgaaagATTTGGATGAAGAGGAGCTTCATGTTGTACACACCGCCACACAGAACAGACTTCAGATCTACACACTGGACTCAGAAAGGCTTACAAAgacacagcaaacacagaaaacagctgaaatcCAACATTGA
- the LOC113010457 gene encoding UDP-glucuronosyltransferase-like — MRTAGVFVFLLLNVVMEITGAVDNTKGSSSEKSSPKNKLKTEEAELPHTKPASFSQFLGKLLVVPMDGSHWIGLKAIAQEMGRRGHRVTVVMPETTMRMGPGKHYDTLTYPVPYDKAYIDSVMSTHKDIMKRSAQPFMEKIKKRFRQFQAISYIPHITAEKLLFNASLISHLSQQDFDAVLTDPMLPTGSLVARKLGLPTVNLLRGIPCHLDMKSAGCPSPPSYVPRFFTGYTDKMSFKERFINTLVALVEPLFCKLLYWRFDQITRDFLGENVGVAEVLSDSDIWLLRNDFTLDFPRPLMPNIVLVGGINCNVKHPLPPDLDSWVSGEHGFVVFTLGSMVSDLPEEITSVFLEAFRQIPQKVIWRYTGKVTDNVPENVKMMKWVPQNDLLAHPGARAFITHAGSHGLFEGLCHAVPMLMVPLNGDQPDNAARMASRGVGIVLNILDINTETLLKGLKEVINDSRFKENVKKLSDLHNDRPSDPLELSVYWTEFVMRHKGAKHLKSALHELYWFQYFSLDVIVLLTTVVLVFVMLTAKCMKLCFRKLRRKRKQE, encoded by the exons ATGAGGACAGCAggagtctttgtgtttttgctgcttaACGTGGTCATGGAAATAACTGGTGCTGTGGATAATACAAAGGGATCTAGTTCAGAAAAGTCCAGTCCCAAAAACAAGCTGAAGACAGAAGAGGCTGAACTTCCTCACACCAAGCCTGCaagtttttcacagtttttaggCAAACTGCTCGTGGTGCCCATGGATGGGAGTCATTGGATAGGTCTTAAAGCCATTGCCCAGGAAATGGGTCGCCGTGGACACAGAGTTACGGTGGTGATGCCAGAGACCACCATGCGAATGGGCCCGGGGAAACACTATGACACTTTGACCTATCCTGTACCTTATGACAAGGCTTACATCGACTCTGTGATGTccacacacaaagacatcatGAAAAGATCTGCACAGCCTTTCATGGAGAAGATCAAGAAACGGTTCAGACAGTTCCAGGCCATTTCTTATATTCCGCACATCACTGCAGAGAAGCTGCTCTTCAATGCCAGTCTCATATCACACTTGTCCCAGCAG GACTTTGATGCCGTCTTGACAGATCCCATGCTTCCCACGGGCTCATTAGTAGCTCGGAAATTAG GTCTCCCTACTGTCAATCTGCTGAGAGGAATACCGTGTCACTTGGACATGAAGTCTGCTGGCTGCCCATCTCCGCCCTCATACGTTCCTCGCTTTTTCACTGGATACACGGATAAAATGAGCTTCAAGGAGAGATTTATCAACACTTTG GTGGCATTGGTGGAGCCGCTGTTTTGCAAACTGCTGTATTGGCGCTTTGACCAAATAACCCGTGACTTCCTTGGAGAGAACGTGGGCGTGGCTGAAGTGCTTTCAGACTCTGATATCTGGCTGCTGAG GAATGACTTCACGCTGGATTTCCCACGCCCACTCATGCCCAATATTGTACTGGTTGGTGGAATCAATTGCAATGTGAAACATCCTCTGCCCCCA gATCTAGATTCCTGGGTGTCTGGAGAGCACGGGTTTGTAGTGTTCACTCTGGGCTCCATGGTGTCAGATCTGCCAGAGGAAATCACCTCTGTCTTTCTGGAGGCCTTCAGACAGATTCCACAGAAG GTCATATGGAGATACACTGGAAAGGTTACTGACAATGTCCCGGAAAATGTGAAGATGATGAAATGGGTCCCACAGAATGACCTGCTag CTCACCCGGGAGCCCGTGCATTCATCACTCACGCTGGCTCACATGGTCTGTTTGAGGGACTGTGTCACGCCGTTCCCATGCTGATGGTGCCCCTGAACGGGGATCAGCCGGACAACGCTGCGAGGATGGCCAGCAGAGGTGTAGGAATCGTGTTGAACATTTTAGACATTAATACAGAAACTCTTCTGAAGGGGCTGAAGGAGGTCATCAatgacagcag GTTTAAAGAGAACGTGAAGAAGCTGTCAGATCTTCATAATGATCGGCCGTCGGACCCGCTTGAGCTTTCAGTGTATTGGACAGAATTTGTGATGCGGCATAAAGGGGCGAAGCATCTCAAATCGGCTCTCCATGAACTCTACTGGTTCCAGTACTTCAGCCTGGATGTAATAGTGCTGCTAACTACTGTGGTGCTTGTCTTTGTAATGCTGACAGCAAAATGTATGAAGCTATGCTTCCGTAAACTAAGACGGAAGAGGAAGCAGGAATAA
- the cfap410 gene encoding cilia and flagella associated protein 410 isoform X3 has product MPNIEVLTLSVNSILSLSPLAGCLSLSELYLRRNMIPSLSELSHLRPLTRLRVLWLAENPCCGTDATQYRLTVLRCLPRLQKLDNQVVTDDEISLALMEGEEVTTPPGSIQNQHTTNGLQDAETENDPLNYNMEETNKIREELGMKPLSRDKFSSLSSPSTRESKPIKKSHALDAVLLLLKDLDEEELHVVHTATQNRLQIYTLDSERLTKTQQTQKTAEIQH; this is encoded by the exons ATGCCAAACATTGAAGTGCTGACACTGAG TGTCAACAGCatcttgtctctctctcctctggctggctgtctgtctctgaGTGAACTCTACCTGAGAAGGAACATGATCCCCTCGCTCTCTGAGCTCTCTCACCTGAGACCGTTAACTCGTCTCAGAGTGCTCTGGCTAGCTGAGAACCCCTGCTGTGGAACCGATGCCACCCAGTATCGCCTCACAGTGCTTCGCTGCCTCCCTCGTCTCCAGAAACTCGATAACCAAG TAGTGACAGATGATGAAATTTCACTGGCTCTCATGGAAGGTGAAGAGGTCACAACACCCCCAGGTAGTATCCAGAACCAGCATACAACCAACGGACTTCAGGATGCAGAGACAGAGAACGACCCTCTAAACTACAACATGGAGGAGACAAA CAAAATCAGAGAAGAGCTGGGAATGAAGCCACTTTCCAGAGACAAGTTCTCTTCCCTGTCCTCTCCATCAACCAGAGAAAGCAAACCAATCAAAAAG TCGCACGCTCTTGATGcagttttgctgctgctgaaagATTTGGATGAAGAGGAGCTTCATGTTGTACACACCGCCACACAGAACAGACTTCAGATCTACACACTGGACTCAGAAAGGCTTACAAAgacacagcaaacacagaaaacagctgaaatcCAACATTGA
- the cfap410 gene encoding cilia and flagella associated protein 410 isoform X2 has product MKLTRKLVLAKAKASDLESVKKLNCWGCNLTDMPNIEVLTLSVNSILSLSPLAGCLSLSELYLRRNMIPSLSELSHLRPLTRLRVLWLAENPCCGTDATQYRLTVLRCLPRLQKLDNQVVTDDEISLALMEGEEVTTPPGSIQNQHTTNGLQDAETENDPLNYNMEETNKIREELGMKPLSRDKFSSLSSPSTRESKPIKKSHALDAVLLLLKDLDEEELHVVHTATQNRLQIYTLDSERLTKTQQTQKTAEIQH; this is encoded by the exons ATGAAGCTAACACGGAAACTGGTTCTTGCTAAGGCGAAGGCCTCCGACTTGGAGAGCGTGAAAAAACTGAACTGCTG GGGATGCAACTTGACTGAT ATGCCAAACATTGAAGTGCTGACACTGAG TGTCAACAGCatcttgtctctctctcctctggctggctgtctgtctctgaGTGAACTCTACCTGAGAAGGAACATGATCCCCTCGCTCTCTGAGCTCTCTCACCTGAGACCGTTAACTCGTCTCAGAGTGCTCTGGCTAGCTGAGAACCCCTGCTGTGGAACCGATGCCACCCAGTATCGCCTCACAGTGCTTCGCTGCCTCCCTCGTCTCCAGAAACTCGATAACCAAG TAGTGACAGATGATGAAATTTCACTGGCTCTCATGGAAGGTGAAGAGGTCACAACACCCCCAGGTAGTATCCAGAACCAGCATACAACCAACGGACTTCAGGATGCAGAGACAGAGAACGACCCTCTAAACTACAACATGGAGGAGACAAA CAAAATCAGAGAAGAGCTGGGAATGAAGCCACTTTCCAGAGACAAGTTCTCTTCCCTGTCCTCTCCATCAACCAGAGAAAGCAAACCAATCAAAAAG TCGCACGCTCTTGATGcagttttgctgctgctgaaagATTTGGATGAAGAGGAGCTTCATGTTGTACACACCGCCACACAGAACAGACTTCAGATCTACACACTGGACTCAGAAAGGCTTACAAAgacacagcaaacacagaaaacagctgaaatcCAACATTGA
- the LOC113010497 gene encoding peroxisomal trans-2-enoyl-CoA reductase-like isoform X2 — MRQKIPPSSPASVTAVPCNIRSEEEVKALVSSVLKRYDRIDFLVNNGGGQFRSPAEDMSSKGWKAVVDTNLTGTFHCCKEVYTAWMKEHGGAIVSIIANMWNGFPDAAHTGAARAAVDNLTKSLAIEWAASGVRINAVAPGKIFSKTAMENYKGNRPDLFKMSVPFTPSKRLGVPEEVSSAVCFLLSSAASYISGATLKVDAGQSLYTSMWEIPNHSAWPEAPEGENLDALNELVDPKRKL, encoded by the exons ATGAGACAGAAAATCCCTCCCTCCAGTCCTGCAAGTGTCACTGCTGTGCCCTGTAACATCCGCAGCGAGGAGGAG GTGAAGGCTCTTGTGTCATCAGTGCTGAAGCGATATGACCGTATAGACTTTCTGGTGAACAACGGAGGAGGTCAGTTCAGAAGCCCTGCAGAAGACATGTCCTCTAAGGGCTGGAAGGCTGTGGTAGACACCAACCTGACAGGAACCTTCCACTGCTGCAAGGAGG TCTACACAGCATGGATGAAGGAGCACGGAGGCGCCATCGTCAGCATCATCGCCAACATGTGGAACGGCTTCCCAGACGCGGC CCACACAGGAGCAGCGAGGGCAGCGGTGGATAACTTAACTAAGAGTCTCGCCATCGAGTGGGCAGCCTCGGGGGTCCGAATCAACGCTGTTGCACCT GGTAAAATCTTTTCCAAAACAGCGATGGAGAACTATAAAGGTAATAGACCAGATCTTTTCAAGATGTCCGTTCCATTCACTCCTTCGAAGAGGCTGGGAGTGCCCGAAGAG GtctcatctgcagtgtgtttCCTGCTCTCTTCTGCTGCTTCCTACATTTCTGGAGCCACGTTGAAGGTCGATGCGGGACAAAGTTTGTATACATCCATGTGGGAGATACCGA ACCACAGTGCATGGCCTGAAGCTCCAGAGGGGGAGAACCTGGATGCTCTGAATGAACTGGTCGACCCAAAAAGGAAACTCTGA
- the rpl37a gene encoding large ribosomal subunit protein eL43, whose protein sequence is MAKRTKKVGIVGKYGTRYGASLRKMVKKIEISQHAKYTCSFCGKTKMKRRAVGIWHCGSCRKTVAGGAWTYNTTSAVTVKSAIRRLKELKDQ, encoded by the exons ATG GCCAAGCGCACCAAGAAGGTGGGGATCGTTGGTAAATATGGCACGCGTTATGGCGCGTCGCtgaggaagatggtgaagaaaATTGAAATCTCCCAGCATGCTAAGTACACCTGCTCTTTCTGCGGAAAG ACCAAGATGAAGAGGAGGGCTGTTGGAATCTGGCACTGTGGGTCCTGTAGAAAGACAGTGGCTGGAGGTGCCTGGACTTACAA CACAACATCTGCTGTCACAGTCAAGTCCGCTATCAGGAGGCTGAAGGAGTTGAAGGACCAGTAA